ggtcttcgtgaacccctgcaatgctttgggggtcttcgtgaacccctgcaatgctttgggggtcttcgtgaacccctgcaatgctttgggggtcttcgtgaacccctgcaatgctttgggggtcttcgtgaacctctgcaatgctttgggggtcttcgTGAACCCCTGCAAGGCTTTGGGGGTCTTggtgaacccctgcaatgctttgggggtcttggtgaacccctgcaatgctttgggggtcttggtgaacccctgcaatgctttgggggtcttggtgaacccctgcaatgctttgggggtcttggtgaacccctgcaatgctttgggggttttggtgaacccctgcaatgctttAGGGGTCTTggtgaacccctgcaatgctttgggggtcttgGTGAGGGGGTCTTggtgaacccctgcaatgctttgggggtcttggtgaacccctgcaatgctttgggggtcttcgtgaacccctgcaatgctttgggggtcttcgtgaacccctgcaatgctttgggggtcttcgCGAACCCCTGCAATGTTTTGGGGGTCTtcgtgaacccctgcaatgctttgggggtcttcgtgaacccctgcaatgctttgggggtcttcgtgaacccctgcaatgctttgggggGTCTTTGTGAACCCCTGTaatgctttgggggtcttcgtgaacccctgcaatgctttggggtcttcgtgaacccctgcaatgctttgggggtcttcgtgaacccctgcaatgctttgggggggggggggttcgtgaACCCCTGTaatgctttgggggtcttcgtgaacccctgcaatgctttgggggtcttcgtgaacccctgcaatgctttgggggtcttcgtgaacccctgcaatgctttggggggggggggggttcgtgaACCCCTGTaatgctttgggggtcttcgtgaacccctgcaatgctttgggggtcttcgTGAACCCCTGCAAAGCTCTCGAGGTCCTCGTGAACACTGAACAAGGCTAACGTCTATCCAGTTTACAAAGTCCTGATGAAGCTAGAGTTCTGGAATCATATTTCGAAACGTTTGTTGGGTCCGTCTTTCGAATAACTGGCGGCCATTTTCATACAATCATTGCGTAAATAATAGTTAGTATGAAGGAAGAAAACATAGGTTGATTGTATCAAAAAGTGTGATTGgtagaatataaataattaagtGTATTAATATATGTTCTTGGAAACTACGTAAACCATTCGACTGTTTTTCTTCAAATAGGTAAAAGAAAACATTGATTATCGCTGACCTTGTAGAGGAATATTTTTCGaacgtaattttcttttttttcgaaatggcaacaccttcTATAAACTTAGAAAGTATTTGCCATAGCCATATATTTCTTCACAGGTCAAAGCGTTCCATACTTAAAACATCTATGTATGGCAGTTAAATGAAGATTTTTTCCAAGTCACTGACACTATAAATGCTTTTCATGTTGCACTATCTAGTAACATGTCATcggaataatgttttttttttttcttcttttcctaacaatactttataaatatctatctatcaatagatagaaatacatgcattatcatcttcatttaaaCACAGTAGGGGAACAGTGAATATACAAATGCTTTAtcaacgtatgtgtgtatgtaaccatttatatgtgtgtagcgTTTATGATGAGCTTCCAAACAGTATGTATAATTCGTTTCGATTATTCTGAATTCCCTATATCTGGTACTAAAATCTGATCATAGCTTTGGCTTTCATTATTCCATTAGTGATTATCAAgataatatatcaaaataagtATGTCAATTATAGCCACACCTACGCAGATATGAACTGACAAACAGAAGGGGAAAATACGAATATGACTGCAGTTGCCAACTCCCTGAAACGATAATACGGGACAGGGGCCAGATGCTACAACTTCCAGTCGTTTACTTTCATTTTCCATTCTGCTTTGTACTTTGGAGGCGTTTCTTCTTTTTGGTCAACGGGGAATCTGAGCGGGTAGTGGATCTGGCAGCATCGTCCATATTTGTTTTCAATGGCAGGCATCGTCGCATATTAGCAACAAACGGATAAttagaatagatgaataaacaggtaCCACTACCAGCTCAGACAAACCTTGCAATTTACACAGAGGTGAAAATTAAATTTAAGCTGGAGTGGTAGAGCATTCTAAATTACCATGTTCTCATATTTACAAAGCCCTAAAAAATTACATTGCCGAGGATTTGGCAAACCTGGGGGTCTATTCACCCCACATCCTCCATTTCCGACACTCTCTTttctataataattatcttaCAATGTAACCTTTTCAAAATTGATATTTTCTCTTAAGAGAATGAGTTTAGTATTACTAAACCTAAACACTAGGAAATAATCTATTTACCAGAAATACCTTGTCGTTGTCTTGTAATTCAATAATTTCCCACTTCTCCTAAACTTTCTTTCAAGAGCACTACAGAAATAAACTTTTCCTATAATAAAATTTGTTCATTGATTGACAAATCCGTCCCAATTCAGGAAAGCGTTATTCAGATTTCAGATACGGAACGATTCCGTATTTTAAGGGACGGTTGACAAGCCTATGTATGACAAATGAAAGTAGAGATCGATGTGCATTACCCGTTTCATCAGAAAGAACATGATTTTTTCTCACATCAAGAAGCTAGATATATTGGGAGTCGGTTCTTGCGCCTTTGATATTGGCCATCCCTGGAGCCGCCTAGCTAGTAGCTGCTTGAGATGAAACCAGCAAACTTGTATTCTCTCTCGCAGGTGTTCGAACGTGGATGCGTCTCCTCATAGAAACGCCAAGGCTTagagtaataatagtgaaaactaGGATCACATTTTTGCACAACATATATCATCCAGAATTACCGTAACGAATTATACGTACTGCATCGCAACTCATCCCCATGTACTGACTTCGTATTCCCACATACGTAGCAGGCACACACAGTGACAAAGTCTCTACCTGCCCACAGTAACCTTACCGCAGCTTTGTGTTCCGTTAATGTTTTATAATTAAGAGTAAAATGTTGAATACTATCTCACCTCTACCAATGTTGCCTTTTCGATAAACAGGATTTCGAGATATCGTATTATGAAAATATCCCACTACATAGTCAATGACAACTAATACTATATTCTGTATCACTTATTAGAAGATGATGAAATGTCTTACGTACtttccaataaataaataaataaaagatgaaaaaatattaataaacattggttattcatattttaccaatCACACTCTTAcaaacaaaaatactatttacagtgaaccctcgctataacgcagttcacctttcgctttctcgctgcttcacggatttgcattgtgcactgtgttctgcattctgattggctaaacagtctctccgcttcttctctacctgtgtcaataacataatggtttaatatgtacatgtacgtaaaacaacttgccaaatttaagtttgcaaattttctctaaaacccacgaagccttcagttcgtactgatgattaaaattattgtttTACAGTACAattatttgtttaaaaaaaatgtttatacagtacttttatttgttaaacaattgcttgggcctgtaaaacggttttgttctttggtttcaatgtattgtaatgtcattgtataataattctaaaaaaaataaaggttactacttcacggatttcgcctatcacgggttctttttggaacgtaacccgcgcgaaaaacgagggttcactgtactctATGTTTGCACCGATgtagttgccagatgtacaaaagtgggacccagcaagtgcactgaaatataattccggaaACGTACCTATACCAGTTAGTGATAGCAAATTATTATAGAGAACCGCGGACTTTCGTAGTGGGATTTAAACAGTAGGTTTTATTTCAAAATCATACTAGTTTGAAAgtaatatctttttatttgtttgtattccttttttttgttcttcttttgacTTGTGATTGTGTTcatgcatggtgttcttgataaTGACGGGCAACTGA
The DNA window shown above is from Penaeus vannamei isolate JL-2024 chromosome 12, ASM4276789v1, whole genome shotgun sequence and carries:
- the LOC113829586 gene encoding adhesive plaque matrix protein; translation: MPAIENKYGRCCQIHYPLRFPVDQKEETPPKYKAEWKMKPCSVFTRTSRALQGFTKTPKALQGFTKTPKALQGFTNPPPPQSIAGVHEDPQSIAGVHEDPQSIAGVHEDPQSITGVHEPPPPQSIAGVHEDPQSIAGVHEDPKALQGFTKTPKALQGFTKTPQSIAGVHEDPQSIAGVHEDPQSIAGVHEDPQNIAGVREDPQSIAGVHEDPQSIAGVHEDPQSIAGVHQDPQSIAGVHQDPLTKTPKALQGFTKTPKALQGFTKTPKALQGFTKTPKGFTKTPKALQGFTKTPKALQGFTKTPKALQGFTKTPKALQRFTKTPKALQGFTKTPKGFTKTPKALQGFTKTPKALQGFAKNSKALQGFAKTPKALQGFAKTTKALQEFTKTHKALQGFTKTPKTLQGFPKTPNALQGFTKTPKALQGFTKTPKALQGFTKTPKALQGFPKTPQTLQGFPKTPNALQGFTKTPKALQRFTKTPKALQWFMKAPKTLQGFTKTLKAIQGFTKTSKALHALLL